From the genome of Nocardia sp. NBC_01503, one region includes:
- a CDS encoding 1,4-dihydroxy-2-naphthoyl-CoA synthase: MTFNEALWKPVPGFEDLTDITYHRHVEQGTVRIAFDRPEVRNAFRPHTVDELYRTLDHARMTSDVGAVLLTGNGPSPKDGGWAFCSGGDQRIRGRSGYQYAEGETADTVDPARAGRLHILEVQRLIRFMPKVVIALVNGWAAGGGHSLHVTCDLTLASREHAKFKQTDADVGSFDGGYGSAYLAKMVGQKRAREIFFLGRPYTAEEMHVMGAVNAVVDHDELENVALEWTAEILGKSPQAIRMLKYAFNLSDDGLVGQQLFAGEATRLAYMTDEAVEGRDSFLQKRDPDWSPYPYYF; encoded by the coding sequence GTGACCTTCAATGAAGCGCTGTGGAAACCTGTCCCTGGATTCGAAGACCTCACCGACATCACGTATCACCGGCATGTCGAGCAGGGGACTGTTCGAATCGCGTTCGACCGTCCCGAAGTTCGTAATGCCTTTCGGCCGCATACCGTTGACGAGCTGTATCGGACACTCGACCATGCGCGGATGACCTCCGATGTGGGGGCGGTGCTGCTCACCGGGAACGGGCCGAGTCCCAAGGATGGCGGCTGGGCGTTCTGCTCCGGTGGCGATCAGCGGATTCGCGGGCGCAGCGGGTACCAGTACGCCGAGGGTGAGACCGCGGACACCGTCGATCCGGCGCGGGCGGGCCGGCTGCACATTCTCGAGGTGCAGCGGCTCATTCGGTTCATGCCGAAGGTCGTCATCGCACTGGTGAACGGGTGGGCGGCCGGTGGCGGGCACAGCCTGCACGTCACCTGTGATCTGACCCTGGCCAGCCGTGAGCATGCCAAGTTCAAGCAGACCGATGCCGATGTGGGCTCGTTCGACGGCGGCTACGGCAGCGCCTACCTGGCGAAGATGGTGGGGCAGAAGCGGGCTCGCGAGATCTTCTTCCTGGGGCGGCCGTACACCGCCGAGGAGATGCATGTCATGGGAGCGGTCAACGCGGTCGTTGATCACGACGAGCTGGAGAATGTGGCCCTGGAATGGACCGCCGAGATTCTCGGCAAGTCGCCGCAGGCGATCCGCATGCTCAAGTACGCGTTCAACCTCAGCGATGACGGACTGGTCGGTCAGCAGCTCTTCGCGGGTGAGGCCACCCGCCTCGCCTATATGACCGATGAGGCCGTCGAGGGCCGCGACTCGTTCCTGCAGAAGCGTGA
- a CDS encoding DUF6918 family protein, producing MVAALSESLLDDAKRPAFLADAKEVLDAEVSDKGGASGLAVKGGYAAVKKVSPTIVGDALESFIPKFVASLEPFWSEYQASGAGSFADLLIAKQDEVSEALLSVTDERASASSRPALTKVYNSMRSSAKKHVAEALPRVGALVQRHAG from the coding sequence GTGGTTGCAGCACTGTCTGAATCCCTGCTCGATGACGCCAAGCGTCCGGCCTTCCTGGCCGACGCCAAAGAGGTTCTGGATGCTGAGGTGTCGGACAAGGGCGGCGCGTCGGGCCTCGCCGTGAAGGGCGGCTACGCCGCGGTGAAGAAGGTCAGCCCCACCATCGTCGGTGATGCGCTGGAGTCCTTCATCCCGAAGTTCGTGGCGTCGCTCGAGCCGTTCTGGTCCGAGTACCAGGCGTCCGGCGCCGGCTCGTTCGCCGACCTGCTGATCGCCAAGCAGGACGAGGTCTCCGAGGCGCTGCTCTCGGTCACCGACGAGCGCGCCTCCGCGTCCTCGCGTCCCGCGCTGACCAAGGTCTACAACTCCATGCGGTCTTCGGCGAAGAAGCATGTGGCCGAGGCGCTTCCGCGCGTCGGTGCGCTTGTGCAGCGTCACGCTGGTTGA